A single region of the Thermoanaerobaculum aquaticum genome encodes:
- a CDS encoding acyl-CoA dehydrogenase family protein produces the protein MATQTLDLYLVEELYTEEERMVRDAVREWVDERILPHIEEWAWEGRFPRELIPEMAAMNLFGATFSEYGLPGLSNVAYGLVMQELERGDSGLRSFVSVQSALVMYPIMTWGSKEQKDKWIPRLAKGEAIGCFGLTEPDFGSNPGGMRTRARRVGNDWVLNGEKAWITNGSIADVAVVWAKDDEGVIRGFLVEKGTPGFETFEHKGKYSLRASVTSQLAFTDCKVPEANRLPGAAGLKCPLSCLTQARYGIAWGALGSALATFHAALDYAKTRKQFGDAPIASHQIIQERLVWMANEITKGQLMVWRLGRLKDEGRATFVQVSQAKRNSCWVARECAKLAREIHGANGVVNEYPVMRHLMNIESVYTYEGTHDMHTLILGEFLTGIPAFMPPRPER, from the coding sequence ATGGCAACGCAAACCCTGGACCTTTACCTGGTGGAAGAGCTGTACACCGAGGAAGAACGCATGGTGCGCGACGCGGTGCGGGAGTGGGTGGACGAGCGCATTCTTCCGCACATCGAAGAGTGGGCCTGGGAGGGCCGCTTCCCCCGGGAGCTGATCCCGGAAATGGCCGCCATGAACCTTTTCGGGGCTACGTTTTCCGAGTACGGCCTGCCCGGGCTTTCCAATGTGGCCTACGGGTTGGTCATGCAGGAGCTGGAGCGCGGCGATTCGGGGCTGCGTTCCTTCGTTTCGGTGCAATCCGCCCTGGTCATGTACCCGATCATGACGTGGGGCTCAAAAGAGCAGAAGGACAAATGGATTCCCCGTTTGGCCAAGGGCGAAGCCATCGGCTGCTTCGGCCTCACCGAGCCTGACTTTGGCTCCAACCCCGGCGGCATGCGCACCCGCGCCCGGCGGGTGGGCAACGACTGGGTGCTCAACGGCGAAAAGGCCTGGATCACCAACGGCTCCATTGCCGATGTGGCGGTGGTGTGGGCCAAGGATGATGAGGGCGTTATTCGCGGCTTTTTGGTGGAAAAAGGCACACCGGGTTTTGAAACCTTTGAGCACAAGGGCAAGTACTCGCTCCGGGCTTCGGTCACCTCACAGCTGGCCTTTACCGACTGCAAGGTCCCCGAAGCCAACCGCCTCCCCGGGGCCGCTGGCCTCAAGTGCCCGCTCTCCTGCCTCACCCAGGCCCGCTACGGCATTGCCTGGGGAGCCCTGGGATCGGCACTGGCCACCTTCCACGCAGCCCTGGACTACGCCAAGACCCGCAAGCAGTTTGGGGATGCCCCCATTGCCAGCCACCAGATCATTCAGGAGCGCCTGGTGTGGATGGCCAACGAAATCACCAAGGGGCAGCTCATGGTCTGGCGGCTGGGGCGGCTCAAGGACGAAGGGCGCGCCACCTTTGTGCAGGTCTCTCAGGCCAAGCGCAACTCCTGCTGGGTGGCCCGGGAATGCGCCAAGCTGGCGCGGGAAATTCACGGCGCCAACGGCGTGGTGAACGAGTACCCGGTGATGCGGCACCTGATGAACATCGAATCGGTGTACACCTACGAAGGCACCCACGACATGCACACGCTCATCCTTGGAGAGTTCCTTACCGGCATCCCGGCGTTCATGCCGCCAAGGCCAGAGCGTTAG
- a CDS encoding SDR family NAD(P)-dependent oxidoreductase produces MKPRTVVVTGAASGIGLACAQAFLELGDEVIAHFRSDPKGLGELARRYPGRVSLVQADLGTEAGCVALFAGLQQVDVLVHSAGIWNAGPIRELSAARLEEMFRVNTFSAYFLAREASFRMPRGSMVFIGSTAGERGEPGHSHYAGSKAALWGLVQSLAQELAPQIRVNLVSPGWVRTPMAEPALSEPGREARIVERIPLRRIAEPEDVASAVVFLADERQRHITGIDLPVSGGALLPLPRG; encoded by the coding sequence GTGAAGCCCAGGACCGTCGTGGTCACCGGGGCTGCTTCCGGCATTGGCCTGGCCTGTGCCCAAGCGTTTTTGGAGCTGGGCGATGAGGTTATCGCTCACTTTCGGAGCGATCCCAAGGGTTTGGGCGAGCTGGCGCGGCGCTATCCCGGGCGCGTGAGTCTGGTGCAGGCGGATTTGGGCACGGAAGCGGGGTGTGTGGCGCTGTTTGCCGGCCTTCAGCAAGTGGATGTGCTGGTGCACAGCGCCGGGATTTGGAATGCCGGCCCTATCCGTGAGCTTTCCGCGGCCAGGCTGGAGGAGATGTTTCGGGTCAACACGTTTTCCGCTTACTTTTTGGCGCGGGAGGCGTCTTTCCGTATGCCGCGGGGGAGCATGGTTTTCATTGGCTCCACTGCGGGGGAGCGGGGGGAACCCGGGCACAGCCACTACGCCGGCTCCAAAGCCGCGCTTTGGGGTTTGGTGCAATCCCTTGCCCAGGAATTGGCCCCCCAAATTCGCGTAAACCTGGTTTCACCGGGCTGGGTGCGCACGCCCATGGCCGAGCCGGCGCTGTCGGAACCGGGGAGGGAAGCACGCATCGTGGAGCGCATCCCCTTGCGGCGCATTGCCGAGCCTGAGGATGTAGCATCGGCCGTAGTGTTCTTAGCTGACGAGCGGCAGCGGCACATCACCGGAATTGACCTGCCGGTTTCCGGCGGGGCGCTCTTGCCCTTGCCCCGGGGCTAG
- a CDS encoding alanine dehydrogenase → MEFGIPKETKPHEHRVALTPSGVEALVRAGARVWVERGAGAGAGFEDEEYEQAGARLAYSRQEVFSRAQAVVCVHGPSPQDYPLLRPGLVVMGFWALPAARPEDVEALLATGASVVGYEIIEDAHGHAPVLTSMSEIAGRLAVTIGSGLLLNEFGGKGILFSGVPGVPPANFVVIGAGALGRAAAQAALGMGASVVLLDRSVAHLRAAAQAVGHAVPTMLASPANIEKAIAFADLVLLSAAVRGERAPLLITRDMLKRMKPRAVLMDLSIDMGGCAETSRPTYFPDPVYTVDGIRHFCVPNLPSVAARSATLALTNTLLPYLLVVAERGFAEALRRTPELSAGTYIYQGKLVHGGLGRIFGKSAADLATVLG, encoded by the coding sequence ATGGAGTTCGGGATTCCTAAGGAAACAAAACCCCACGAGCACCGGGTGGCCCTCACCCCTTCGGGGGTGGAGGCCCTGGTGCGGGCGGGGGCCAGGGTTTGGGTGGAAAGAGGCGCCGGGGCCGGTGCGGGGTTTGAGGATGAGGAGTACGAGCAAGCGGGGGCCCGCCTTGCCTACAGCCGGCAGGAGGTGTTTTCCCGGGCGCAAGCGGTGGTGTGTGTGCATGGCCCCAGCCCCCAGGACTACCCGCTGTTGCGTCCGGGGCTGGTGGTGATGGGCTTTTGGGCGCTGCCGGCAGCCCGCCCTGAGGATGTGGAAGCGCTGTTGGCCACCGGTGCTTCCGTGGTGGGCTACGAAATCATCGAAGACGCCCACGGCCACGCACCGGTGCTGACCTCCATGTCGGAAATTGCCGGGCGCTTGGCGGTTACCATTGGCTCGGGTTTGCTTTTAAACGAGTTTGGCGGCAAGGGGATCCTGTTTTCAGGTGTTCCCGGTGTACCCCCCGCCAACTTCGTGGTGATTGGTGCCGGGGCTCTGGGGAGGGCCGCCGCCCAGGCAGCCCTGGGCATGGGGGCTTCGGTGGTGCTTTTGGACCGCTCGGTAGCCCATTTGCGGGCGGCCGCGCAAGCGGTGGGGCATGCCGTGCCCACCATGTTGGCCAGCCCGGCCAACATCGAAAAGGCCATTGCCTTTGCCGACCTGGTGTTGCTGTCGGCGGCGGTGCGGGGGGAGCGCGCCCCGCTGCTTATCACCCGAGATATGTTGAAGCGAATGAAGCCCCGGGCGGTGCTCATGGACCTTTCCATTGACATGGGGGGGTGCGCGGAAACCTCCCGCCCCACGTATTTTCCCGATCCGGTGTACACGGTAGATGGGATCCGCCACTTTTGCGTACCTAACTTGCCCTCGGTGGCGGCCCGCTCCGCCACGCTTGCTTTGACCAACACCCTTTTGCCCTACCTTTTGGTGGTGGCCGAAAGGGGCTTTGCCGAAGCCCTGCGTCGCACGCCGGAGCTTTCGGCAGGAACGTACATTTACCAGGGTAAGCTGGTGCATGGGGGCTTGGGCCGAATTTTCGGTAAATCGGCAGCGGATTTGGCCACGGTTTTGGGATAG
- a CDS encoding type IV pilus twitching motility protein PilT: protein MGDQSLVAQLLEVAASKGERLELTGGNPPLLWSGGKASRGQRPFSNEELEAFLDTVVPPHKLITFELGEEVSFSVQVGGKPRKAYAQRVAGAVKVVVDFLASPEPERGGGQEVATVAPPPVVQPGAPAKPKAPEELQRPLDKLLATLVELGGSDLHLSSGVVPMMRLHGDMVPLPGVNLVLTSEHILLMCDEIAPAKNRQEFRETNDTDFAYEIPGLARFRVNVFRDRRGVGAVFRQIPHRIMTLEELGLPDCVKNLCMLSKGLVLVTGPTGSGKSTTLAAMVDYINENRQDHIITIEDPIEFVHDNKRCLINQREVFSHTESFKKALRAALREDPDIVLVGEMRDLETVAIAIETAETGHLVFGTLHTTTAVSTVDRIIDQFPADRQEQIRMMLADSLKGVIAQILLKRKGGGRVAAYEILLGTPAVSNLIREGKTFQIPSIMQTHKRLGMRLLNDHLAELVRSGVVELEEALAKSQDKEGLRSLLKSPAPGSASPA, encoded by the coding sequence ATGGGCGATCAATCCCTGGTGGCGCAGTTACTCGAGGTGGCAGCAAGTAAAGGGGAAAGGCTGGAGCTCACGGGCGGCAACCCTCCGCTCCTGTGGTCCGGTGGTAAGGCCAGCCGGGGGCAACGGCCGTTCAGCAACGAGGAGCTGGAAGCGTTTTTGGACACCGTGGTCCCCCCTCACAAGCTCATTACCTTCGAGCTGGGGGAGGAGGTGTCCTTTTCGGTGCAGGTGGGCGGGAAGCCGCGCAAGGCTTACGCCCAAAGGGTAGCCGGTGCGGTGAAGGTGGTGGTGGACTTCCTGGCTTCTCCCGAGCCGGAGCGCGGGGGTGGGCAGGAGGTAGCCACGGTCGCACCGCCGCCGGTGGTCCAGCCCGGGGCACCCGCCAAGCCCAAAGCCCCCGAGGAGCTGCAGCGGCCGCTGGACAAGCTCCTGGCCACGCTGGTGGAGCTGGGTGGTAGCGACCTGCACCTTTCCTCCGGGGTGGTGCCCATGATGCGGCTCCACGGCGACATGGTGCCGTTGCCGGGGGTGAACCTGGTGCTCACCTCCGAGCACATCCTGTTGATGTGCGATGAAATTGCCCCGGCCAAGAACCGCCAGGAGTTCCGGGAAACCAACGACACGGACTTCGCCTACGAGATCCCTGGGCTGGCCCGCTTTCGGGTGAACGTGTTTCGCGACCGCCGGGGCGTGGGCGCGGTGTTCCGGCAAATCCCCCACCGCATCATGACCTTGGAAGAGCTGGGGCTGCCCGACTGCGTGAAAAACCTGTGCATGCTTTCCAAAGGATTGGTGCTGGTCACCGGGCCCACCGGCTCCGGAAAGTCCACCACGCTGGCGGCCATGGTGGACTACATCAACGAAAACCGCCAGGACCACATCATCACCATCGAAGACCCCATTGAGTTTGTTCACGATAACAAGCGCTGCTTGATCAACCAGCGGGAGGTCTTTTCCCACACCGAATCCTTCAAAAAGGCCCTTCGGGCGGCGCTGCGCGAGGACCCGGACATCGTGCTGGTGGGGGAAATGCGCGACCTGGAAACGGTGGCCATTGCCATTGAAACCGCCGAAACCGGCCATTTGGTTTTCGGCACCCTGCACACCACCACCGCCGTTTCCACCGTGGACCGCATCATTGACCAGTTCCCCGCTGACCGCCAGGAGCAAATTCGCATGATGCTGGCCGACTCTTTGAAAGGCGTCATCGCGCAAATCCTCCTGAAGCGCAAAGGGGGAGGGCGGGTGGCCGCCTACGAGATCCTGCTGGGCACGCCGGCGGTCTCCAACCTCATCCGCGAGGGCAAGACCTTCCAGATCCCCTCCATCATGCAAACCCATAAGCGCCTGGGCATGCGGCTTTTGAACGACCACCTGGCGGAGCTGGTGCGAAGCGGCGTGGTGGAACTGGAGGAAGCGCTGGCCAAAAGCCAGGACAAAGAGGGGCTGCGCAGCTTGCTCAAGTCTCCTGCCCCGGGAAGTGCCTCCCCGGCGTAA
- a CDS encoding regulatory protein RecX: MGPKKAKTAHTVALELLNRRALSEDELRKKLLKRGFGSKEVEQELSRLRRAGLVSDLELARMVVRSKLQTGHGRWALRVALRQRGIDVKVSERVLAELAPEDEDGALSRALEKALRRYEGEEASLRRQKVVRYLLGRGFGLAAALRATEFLGGELDEEALVEPGNPEDVS; this comes from the coding sequence GTGGGCCCAAAGAAGGCTAAGACCGCCCACACGGTGGCCTTGGAGCTGCTCAACCGCCGGGCGTTGAGCGAGGATGAGCTGCGTAAAAAGCTATTGAAGCGCGGCTTCGGGAGCAAGGAAGTGGAGCAGGAGCTGTCTCGTCTTCGCCGGGCGGGGCTTGTTTCGGATTTGGAGCTGGCACGGATGGTGGTGCGCTCGAAGTTGCAAACCGGCCATGGCCGGTGGGCTTTGCGCGTTGCCCTGCGGCAGCGGGGGATAGACGTCAAGGTCAGCGAGCGGGTGCTTGCGGAGCTTGCCCCGGAAGATGAGGACGGGGCGTTGTCCAGGGCTTTGGAAAAGGCGCTTCGCCGCTATGAAGGGGAAGAAGCTTCCCTCCGCCGGCAGAAGGTGGTACGGTATTTGCTTGGCCGAGGGTTCGGGCTTGCCGCCGCCCTGCGGGCTACCGAGTTCCTGGGAGGGGAGCTGGATGAAGAAGCTTTGGTCGAGCCGGGAAATCCGGAAGACGTTTCTTGA
- the trpS gene encoding tryptophan--tRNA ligase, producing the protein MRVLSGVQPSGRLHIGNYFGAIRQFVELQQDPANECFYFIANLHAMTTVHDGKTLRENTQMLAVDFLALGLDPKRSVLYRQSDIPEVTELSWLLSTVTPMGLLQRCHSYKDKVSKGISPNHGLFAYPVLMAADILIVRADKVPVGKDQKQHLEVTRDVAAAFNHEYGEEVLKLPEEMILPEVAVVPGIDGRKMSKSYGNTLDIFAPEAELKKRVMSIVTDSTPVEEPKPTRGNTLYHLLKLFTPKQEWPEVRKWFTQGGTGYGKMKQHLLGLILDYFKEARARREELMRDLGYVERVLQEGAERAHAVVAEVMADCRRVCGLR; encoded by the coding sequence ATGCGGGTTCTTTCAGGGGTGCAGCCGTCGGGACGCTTGCACATCGGCAACTACTTTGGGGCTATCCGTCAGTTTGTGGAGCTGCAACAGGATCCTGCCAACGAGTGCTTCTACTTCATTGCCAATTTGCACGCCATGACCACCGTGCACGATGGCAAGACGCTGCGCGAAAACACGCAAATGCTGGCGGTGGATTTTCTCGCCTTAGGGTTGGACCCCAAGCGCTCGGTGCTGTACCGGCAGTCGGATATCCCGGAGGTGACGGAGCTTTCTTGGCTTTTATCCACGGTGACACCCATGGGGCTTTTGCAGCGGTGTCACTCCTACAAGGACAAGGTTTCTAAGGGCATTTCGCCCAATCACGGGCTGTTTGCCTATCCCGTCCTTATGGCCGCGGATATTTTGATCGTGCGCGCCGATAAGGTGCCGGTGGGTAAGGACCAAAAGCAGCACCTGGAGGTGACCCGCGATGTGGCCGCCGCTTTCAACCACGAGTACGGGGAGGAGGTGCTGAAGCTTCCGGAAGAAATGATCCTTCCGGAAGTGGCGGTGGTTCCAGGGATTGATGGGCGCAAGATGTCCAAATCCTACGGCAACACGCTGGACATTTTTGCCCCGGAAGCCGAGCTGAAAAAGCGGGTCATGTCCATCGTTACCGATTCCACACCGGTGGAAGAGCCCAAGCCCACCCGCGGCAACACCCTTTACCACTTGCTCAAGCTCTTCACTCCGAAGCAGGAGTGGCCGGAGGTGCGCAAGTGGTTTACCCAGGGGGGCACCGGCTACGGCAAGATGAAGCAGCACCTTTTGGGTTTGATCCTGGACTACTTCAAGGAAGCCCGCGCCAGGAGGGAGGAGCTCATGAGGGATTTGGGCTACGTGGAGCGGGTTTTGCAGGAGGGTGCCGAACGGGCCCATGCGGTGGTGGCCGAGGTGATGGCCGATTGCCGGCGGGTGTGCGGGTTGAGGTAA
- the alaS gene encoding alanine--tRNA ligase: protein MKKLWSSREIRKTFLDFFAKKGHQVVPSSSLIPAGDTTLLFTNAGMNQFKDVFLGREVRPYTRATSCQKCVRAGGKHNDLDNVGYTGRHHTFFEMLGNFSFGDYFKEEAIAFAWELLTEVYGLPVERLWFTVYTEDDESAKLWEKVGAPRERILRFGEKDNFWAMGETGPCGPCTEIHYYQGEDLRQNTADLVNGPGDVTLEIWNLVFMQYERDAQGHLYPLPKPCVDTGAGLERLAAVLQGVSSNYDTDLFTPILARVEELAQRRYEKDSELGPAFRVIADHARAVTMLLADGVVPSNEGRGYVLRRIIRRALRYGRRLGFDGVFLVDVVPAVVDSLGDVYPEVRERLPVVTELLRTEEERFARTLNVGTDVVGRELERLKRAGATVMPGDVAFRFYETYGLPLEVLEEFAQEEGLRLDREGFDTRLEEVRRAGQESWKGELLARTREEYELLVERGVSSEFVGYEQLELEGATVVALLGSSGEVDILTGSGEVVLDRTPFYAEAGGQVGDQGVLVWKGGKARVEDTQKPVAGLIVHRVVVEEGSLRRGQKLRAEVHRGKRLDTQANHTATHLLHAALQRILGPTAQQAGSLVAPDRLRFDFSWREPLTLEQIEAIETLVNANIRANFPVEWAYMSLEEAKAAGAMALFGEKYGEVVRVVSVGGGTVSRELCGGCHVRRTGDIGVFKIVSERGIAAGVRRIEALTGRGAVEFFQQQFRWLRELSAKANVPAEKLPEAWDNLERKVWELTNQVKDLKLRLATGGGAEEDHVHEISGVKLVVREAPPMDAKALRELADRLRDKLVSGIVVVGMAEEDAATLLVSVTQDVASRISAAEVAKRLAAIMDARGGGKPTMAQAGGKHPEKLPQALEAAPQVVKELLAP from the coding sequence ATGAAGAAGCTTTGGTCGAGCCGGGAAATCCGGAAGACGTTTCTTGATTTTTTTGCCAAAAAAGGCCACCAGGTGGTGCCTTCCTCTTCGCTCATTCCTGCTGGCGATACCACGCTTTTGTTCACCAACGCCGGCATGAACCAGTTCAAAGACGTTTTCCTCGGGCGGGAGGTGCGACCTTACACCCGAGCGACTTCCTGCCAAAAGTGCGTGCGTGCTGGCGGCAAGCATAACGATTTGGATAACGTGGGGTACACCGGCCGCCACCACACGTTTTTTGAAATGCTCGGCAACTTTTCCTTCGGTGATTACTTCAAAGAAGAAGCCATCGCCTTTGCCTGGGAGTTGCTCACCGAAGTTTACGGTTTGCCGGTGGAGCGCTTGTGGTTTACCGTTTACACCGAAGACGACGAATCGGCAAAGCTCTGGGAAAAAGTGGGTGCCCCGCGGGAGCGCATCCTGCGCTTTGGGGAAAAAGATAACTTCTGGGCCATGGGGGAAACCGGCCCTTGTGGCCCCTGTACCGAAATCCACTACTACCAGGGTGAGGATTTGCGTCAAAACACCGCCGATTTGGTGAACGGGCCGGGCGATGTCACCCTGGAAATTTGGAACCTGGTGTTCATGCAGTACGAAAGGGACGCCCAGGGCCACCTCTACCCGCTGCCCAAGCCCTGTGTGGACACGGGAGCCGGGCTGGAGCGGCTTGCCGCGGTGCTCCAAGGGGTGAGCAGCAACTACGACACCGACCTCTTTACCCCTATCTTGGCGCGGGTAGAGGAGCTCGCCCAGCGCCGGTACGAAAAGGACTCAGAGCTGGGTCCGGCGTTCCGGGTCATTGCCGATCACGCCCGCGCCGTCACCATGTTGCTGGCCGACGGCGTGGTGCCCTCCAACGAAGGGCGGGGCTACGTGCTGCGCCGCATCATCCGTCGGGCCCTGCGCTACGGCCGACGGCTGGGGTTTGACGGCGTTTTCCTGGTGGACGTGGTGCCGGCGGTGGTGGACAGCCTCGGGGATGTCTACCCCGAGGTGCGCGAGCGCTTGCCGGTGGTCACCGAGCTTTTGCGCACCGAAGAGGAAAGGTTTGCCCGCACCCTCAACGTGGGCACCGATGTGGTGGGGCGGGAGCTGGAGCGCTTGAAGCGAGCCGGAGCCACGGTGATGCCTGGAGATGTGGCCTTCCGCTTTTACGAAACCTACGGTCTTCCGCTGGAGGTGCTGGAGGAATTTGCCCAGGAGGAGGGGCTGCGGCTGGACCGGGAGGGTTTTGACACCCGTCTGGAGGAGGTCCGGCGCGCTGGCCAGGAAAGCTGGAAGGGCGAGCTTTTGGCCCGCACCCGCGAGGAGTACGAGCTGTTGGTGGAGCGCGGCGTGAGCTCCGAGTTTGTGGGCTACGAGCAGCTGGAGCTGGAAGGGGCCACGGTGGTGGCGCTTTTGGGCAGCTCCGGGGAGGTGGACATCCTCACCGGCAGCGGCGAGGTGGTGCTCGACCGCACGCCGTTTTACGCGGAAGCCGGTGGTCAGGTGGGGGACCAGGGCGTGCTGGTGTGGAAGGGCGGCAAAGCACGGGTGGAAGACACGCAAAAACCGGTGGCTGGGCTCATCGTCCACCGGGTGGTGGTGGAGGAAGGCAGCCTCCGGCGGGGGCAGAAGCTGCGGGCGGAGGTGCACCGGGGCAAACGTCTGGACACCCAGGCCAACCACACGGCCACCCACCTCTTGCATGCGGCGTTGCAGCGAATTTTGGGCCCCACCGCGCAACAGGCCGGCTCGCTGGTGGCTCCCGACCGCTTGCGTTTTGATTTTTCCTGGCGGGAGCCCTTAACCCTGGAGCAAATTGAGGCCATCGAGACGCTGGTCAACGCCAACATCCGCGCCAACTTCCCGGTGGAGTGGGCGTACATGAGTCTGGAGGAAGCCAAAGCCGCCGGCGCCATGGCGCTTTTTGGCGAAAAGTACGGTGAGGTGGTGCGGGTGGTTTCGGTGGGTGGGGGGACGGTGTCCCGGGAGCTTTGCGGCGGCTGCCACGTGCGCCGTACCGGCGATATTGGTGTGTTCAAGATCGTCAGCGAGAGGGGCATTGCCGCTGGTGTGCGCCGCATTGAGGCGCTTACCGGCCGGGGGGCGGTGGAGTTTTTCCAGCAGCAGTTCCGGTGGTTGCGCGAGCTTTCGGCCAAGGCCAACGTGCCCGCGGAAAAGCTCCCCGAAGCCTGGGACAACCTGGAACGCAAGGTGTGGGAGCTCACCAACCAGGTGAAGGACCTCAAGCTCCGTTTGGCCACCGGTGGCGGGGCCGAAGAAGACCACGTGCACGAAATCTCCGGCGTCAAGCTGGTGGTGCGGGAAGCTCCCCCCATGGACGCCAAAGCCCTGCGGGAATTGGCCGACCGCTTGCGTGATAAGCTGGTAAGCGGGATCGTGGTGGTGGGCATGGCGGAAGAAGACGCAGCAACGCTTCTGGTTTCGGTGACCCAGGACGTGGCGTCTCGCATTAGCGCTGCGGAAGTGGCCAAGCGTCTGGCTGCCATCATGGATGCCCGGGGCGGTGGCAAGCCCACCATGGCGCAGGCTGGCGGTAAGCACCCGGAAAAGCTGCCGCAAGCGCTGGAGGCCGCCCCCCAGGTGGTTAAGGAGCTTTTGGCACCGTGA
- a CDS encoding type IV pilus twitching motility protein PilT, which translates to MHINDILKVATERKASDVHLKVGSHPIIRVDGQLVPLVEFKRLMQEDTIAMAFSMMSSQQKEKFKQFLEIDIAYSVPGLGRFRCNIFQQRGSVGLVLRLIPARILTIRELLLPPVLERIASEERGLVLVTGTTGSGKSTTLAAMIDYINSTRNVHIVTIEDPIEFLHRDKKSIVNQREVDVDTRSFAVALRSALRQDPDVILVGEMRDFETIETALLAAETGHLVFSTLHTLDATETINRIIAVFPPHQQKQIRIQLAAVLKAIISMRLLPRADGLGRVPAVEVLISTAYIRDCIEQKEKTKLIRDAIAAGTSQYGMQTFDQSLYALYKQGLITLEEALRRATNPDELRLRIQGIQSTADMSREEMESTLETGVTEDPFAMGSPFEFGGPKEG; encoded by the coding sequence ATGCACATTAACGACATCTTGAAGGTGGCGACGGAACGCAAGGCTTCGGACGTGCACCTGAAGGTGGGGTCCCACCCCATCATCCGGGTGGACGGGCAACTGGTGCCGCTGGTGGAGTTCAAGCGGTTGATGCAGGAGGACACCATTGCCATGGCCTTTTCCATGATGTCCTCCCAGCAAAAGGAAAAGTTCAAGCAGTTTTTGGAAATTGACATTGCCTACTCGGTTCCGGGGCTGGGGCGTTTTCGCTGCAACATCTTCCAGCAGCGGGGGTCTGTGGGGCTGGTGCTGCGCCTGATCCCCGCGCGCATCCTCACCATCCGCGAGCTCTTGCTGCCACCGGTGCTGGAGCGCATTGCCTCCGAGGAACGGGGGCTGGTGCTGGTCACGGGGACCACCGGTTCCGGTAAGTCCACCACTCTGGCCGCCATGATTGACTACATCAACTCCACCCGCAACGTCCACATCGTGACCATCGAGGACCCCATTGAGTTTTTGCACCGGGACAAAAAATCCATCGTCAACCAGCGGGAAGTGGACGTGGATACTCGCAGCTTCGCGGTAGCCCTGCGCTCGGCCCTGCGTCAGGACCCGGACGTGATCCTGGTGGGGGAAATGCGCGACTTCGAAACCATCGAAACCGCGCTTTTGGCTGCGGAAACCGGGCACTTGGTTTTTTCCACCCTGCACACCCTGGACGCCACCGAAACCATCAACCGCATCATTGCGGTTTTTCCACCCCACCAGCAGAAACAAATCCGCATCCAACTGGCGGCGGTTTTGAAGGCCATCATTTCCATGCGCCTGCTGCCCCGGGCCGATGGCCTGGGGCGGGTGCCGGCGGTGGAGGTGCTGATTTCCACGGCCTACATCCGCGACTGCATCGAGCAAAAGGAGAAAACCAAGCTCATCCGCGACGCCATTGCCGCTGGCACCTCCCAGTACGGCATGCAAACCTTCGACCAGTCGCTTTACGCCCTTTACAAGCAGGGCCTCATCACCCTGGAAGAAGCGCTGCGGCGCGCCACCAACCCCGACGAGCTGCGACTGCGCATCCAGGGGATCCAGTCCACCGCCGACATGTCGCGGGAGGAAATGGAGTCCACCCTGGAAACCGGTGTGACGGAAGACCCGTTTGCCATGGGTAGTCCCTTCGAGTTCGGTGGGCCCAAAGAAGGCTAA
- a CDS encoding lytic transglycosylase domain-containing protein yields MRTFLCAALVTVPLALPVQAGNVFLVQKPDGGVKIVNIPGPSVAFRLPDGGSRRGALWPLVEEVAKAHGLDPHLVDLVIRLESGYNPKAVSPKGAKGVMQLMPQTAALYGVSNLFDVEENLRGGVRYLRDLLERFGFDLAKALAAYNAGPKAVEKHGGVPPYAETQQYVSSILSAYRGGGATPILSGGFGRPTRSSRPVTLVQDGNRPLLTNSPRSGEAPIARRLSVY; encoded by the coding sequence GTGAGGACGTTCCTTTGTGCCGCGCTGGTGACCGTGCCGCTGGCGCTGCCGGTGCAGGCGGGCAACGTGTTTTTGGTGCAAAAACCCGATGGTGGGGTGAAAATCGTCAATATCCCTGGTCCCAGCGTGGCCTTTCGTCTGCCGGATGGGGGTTCCCGGCGGGGAGCGCTTTGGCCTTTGGTGGAAGAGGTGGCCAAGGCCCACGGTTTGGACCCTCACCTGGTGGACCTGGTGATCCGCCTGGAATCCGGCTACAACCCGAAAGCGGTAAGCCCCAAAGGGGCCAAGGGCGTTATGCAGCTCATGCCGCAAACTGCCGCGCTTTACGGGGTGAGCAACCTCTTTGACGTGGAGGAAAACCTGCGGGGCGGGGTGCGCTACCTCCGGGACCTTTTGGAGCGCTTTGGCTTTGACCTGGCCAAAGCGCTGGCGGCTTACAACGCCGGCCCGAAAGCCGTGGAAAAACACGGTGGCGTGCCCCCTTACGCGGAAACCCAGCAGTACGTCAGCTCGATTCTTTCCGCTTACCGGGGAGGCGGTGCCACGCCCATCCTTTCCGGCGGTTTTGGCCGCCCCACCAGAAGCTCCCGACCGGTGACGCTCGTTCAAGATGGCAACCGCCCGCTTTTGACCAACTCCCCCCGCAGCGGCGAAGCCCCCATCGCCCGCCGGCTCAGCGTTTACTAG